The sequence TATTACCTGGTAAAGAATTTTGGCGAACGCATAGTTGGGAAAAGTCCGCTGAATGTGCACCGCTTGTTTGAAGACATCCGTAAATCAGGCTTTTTTCAGGGTGCTCAGTCAGGAATGTATGTAGCAGTATTGTCGGCCATAGAAACAGCGTTGTGGGACCTTGCAGGCAAAGCTCTGCACCTTCCCGTTTACCAGTTGCTGGGTGGTAAGTTCCGTGATAAAGTACGCGTATATTGTGATACCGCGCTGTATCAACGTAATTTGCCTACACCCAATGATTTTGCGGAAGCAGCCCTAAACGCCAGGAAAATGGGATTCAATGCCATCAAGTTCGATCTTGATCAGGTAAACGATCCCAATAAGTATGATTTATATAACTGGACAGCCAGCCCGGCAGAGCTGCAACGTATGTATGATCAACTGGCAGCTGCCCGTCAGGCAGTAGGCCCGGACATTGATATCTGTGCAGATATGCATGGTCGCTATGATGCAGTCACTGCCCGCACCATTGCCAAACGACTGGAACCCCTGAACCTGATGTGGCTGGAAGAACCAGTACCGGCTGAAAATGTAGAAGCCTATAAATTAATTGCTGATTCCACCAGTACACCTATTTGCGTTGGCGAAAACCAATATCTGGCTTATGGGTTCAGAAGAATGCTTGAGACAGGTGCGGTAGATATCGTTATGCCTGACCTGCAAAAATGTGGTGGGCTAGGGGAAGGCCAACGGATTGCGAACCTGGCTAACCTTTACTATGTGCCGTTTGCACCACATATGGTAGCATCTTTTCTTGGCGCTATGGCTTCAGCACATGTCTGCGCTGCTGTACCTAATTTCATGATTTTGGAATGGCAGAGTTATTTTCATACACAACCTATGTTTAAGGAAATCGTATCCTATGACGGCGAATGGGTGGATAACGGTTTCATCACTGTTTCAGAAAAGGCTGGTATAGGTGTAGAGATTAATGAAGAAGGAATGAGAAAGTATGCGATAGCGGGGATGCCGTTTTTTGAGTAAGGATTTAGCTGATATAAAAAAGGGGAGGCCGGAGATTATATATCCGGCCTTTTGTACCCGGTAGCTACGTCGTGGTTGTCTACAGCACTATTGAGTGCTGATATTCATGCATGGCATTTACTAAACGTATGCCATCACAAAC is a genomic window of Chitinophaga sp. LS1 containing:
- a CDS encoding mandelate racemase/muconate lactonizing enzyme family protein; amino-acid sequence: MKTHHSRRSFITHTAIAGALAPLSIFGQVYETAIDRTPKASSPSDLKITKVKCGYIRGSLFVKIYTNQDIWGCGEGVDAIAGTYYLVKNFGERIVGKSPLNVHRLFEDIRKSGFFQGAQSGMYVAVLSAIETALWDLAGKALHLPVYQLLGGKFRDKVRVYCDTALYQRNLPTPNDFAEAALNARKMGFNAIKFDLDQVNDPNKYDLYNWTASPAELQRMYDQLAAARQAVGPDIDICADMHGRYDAVTARTIAKRLEPLNLMWLEEPVPAENVEAYKLIADSTSTPICVGENQYLAYGFRRMLETGAVDIVMPDLQKCGGLGEGQRIANLANLYYVPFAPHMVASFLGAMASAHVCAAVPNFMILEWQSYFHTQPMFKEIVSYDGEWVDNGFITVSEKAGIGVEINEEGMRKYAIAGMPFFE